The following are encoded together in the Mesoterricola sediminis genome:
- a CDS encoding D-sedoheptulose 7-phosphate isomerase, which translates to MTFHDHAIESIRVKEALAGDTAFGEAFEAAASLCIKTLTSGGKVLIAGNGGSAADAQHFAGELVSRFYFDRPGLAAVALTVDTSILTAIGNDYGFEKTFSRQVQALGATGDLFIGISTSGRSPNILAGLQEARARGLATIGLTGRTGGTMGEHCDLCLKVPSDSTPRIQEGHSLIVHALCATIESRIFGGALEP; encoded by the coding sequence ATGACCTTCCATGACCACGCCATTGAGTCCATTCGAGTCAAGGAAGCCCTGGCCGGGGACACCGCTTTCGGGGAAGCGTTCGAAGCCGCGGCTTCCCTTTGCATCAAGACCCTCACTTCGGGCGGCAAGGTGCTGATCGCCGGGAATGGCGGGAGCGCCGCCGATGCGCAGCATTTCGCTGGAGAACTCGTCAGCAGGTTCTACTTCGATCGCCCGGGCCTTGCGGCCGTCGCCCTTACCGTGGACACATCCATCCTGACGGCAATCGGGAACGACTACGGTTTCGAAAAGACCTTCTCGCGACAGGTTCAGGCCCTGGGGGCCACCGGCGACCTCTTCATCGGCATCTCCACCAGTGGCCGATCCCCGAACATCCTCGCCGGGCTTCAGGAGGCCAGGGCAAGGGGATTGGCCACGATCGGGCTCACCGGACGCACCGGTGGCACCATGGGAGAGCACTGCGACCTCTGCCTGAAGGTGCCGTCCGATTCCACGCCCCGCATCCAGGAGGGTCACAGCCTGATCGTCCACGCGCTTTGCGCGACCATCGAATCCCGGATCTTCGGGGGGGCCCTTGAGCCGTGA
- a CDS encoding GHMP family kinase ATP-binding protein, which translates to MFIRSKAPLRLGFAGGGTDVSPFSDTYGGTVLNATINLFAHVTIEPLPGNQATFRSIDHGSFGTHPLMLEGNPPPGCSLAEGVYRRFLKDFGAPPSGFNLTTFVDAPAGSGLGTSSTLTVALVAAFADFFGVALGEYDIAQLAFQIERIDLALAGGKQDQYAAAFGGFNFMEFGPGQNVVVNPLRLKKEIISELESSLVLYFTGMSRASARIIEAQSRNVSSDQHKGLEAMIQLKEQSTRMKEAVLKGQLGTFGEILNYGWKLKKETAAEVTSPVIDEIFRAAEDAGSTGGKISGAGGGGFIMFFCPGVNRYPVIDALGKFGGEFRRFQFVKHGVITWRTH; encoded by the coding sequence GTGTTCATCCGAAGCAAGGCGCCGCTGCGCCTGGGATTCGCAGGAGGAGGCACCGATGTCTCCCCCTTCAGCGATACATATGGCGGCACGGTCCTGAATGCCACGATCAATCTGTTCGCCCATGTGACCATCGAGCCCCTGCCAGGGAATCAGGCCACATTCCGTTCCATCGACCATGGGTCATTCGGGACCCACCCGCTCATGCTGGAGGGGAACCCACCCCCCGGCTGCAGCCTGGCAGAAGGCGTCTACAGGAGATTCCTCAAGGATTTCGGAGCCCCGCCTTCCGGCTTCAACCTGACAACCTTCGTGGATGCGCCCGCGGGCTCCGGCCTTGGCACCTCCTCCACCCTGACGGTTGCCCTCGTTGCGGCCTTCGCCGATTTCTTCGGCGTCGCTCTGGGTGAATACGACATCGCCCAACTTGCCTTCCAGATCGAAAGGATCGATCTGGCTCTCGCCGGGGGGAAACAGGATCAGTACGCCGCCGCGTTCGGGGGTTTCAATTTCATGGAATTCGGCCCGGGCCAGAATGTGGTCGTCAACCCTCTGCGCCTGAAGAAGGAGATCATTTCCGAGCTCGAAAGCTCCCTCGTGCTTTATTTCACGGGAATGAGCAGGGCCTCGGCCCGGATCATCGAAGCCCAGAGTCGGAATGTGTCTTCAGACCAACACAAAGGCCTGGAGGCCATGATCCAGCTCAAGGAGCAGTCGACCCGCATGAAGGAGGCCGTCCTCAAAGGGCAATTGGGCACTTTTGGGGAAATCCTCAATTATGGATGGAAACTGAAGAAGGAGACGGCCGCGGAAGTAACCTCGCCGGTCATTGACGAGATCTTCCGTGCCGCCGAAGATGCCGGGAGCACCGGCGGAAAGATCTCCGGAGCTGGAGGAGGCGGCTTCATCATGTTCTTCTGTCCGGGCGTCAACAGGTACCCCGTCATCGACGCGCTCGGGAAGTTCGGGGGTGAGTTCAGGCGCTTCCAGTTCGTCAAGCACGGTGTCATCACCTGGAGGACCCATTGA
- a CDS encoding GDP-mannose 4,6-dehydratase codes for MKKRALITGITGMVGSHLTDFLLENTDWEIHGLCRWRSPLDNLEHILPRIAAGDRVQLIYGDLNDYVSLRNAVAEAKPDFVFHLAAQSFPRTSFESPVDTLNTNILGTSRLLEALRAEPGIDPTIHVCASSEVFGRVPKEKLPIDEECTFHPASPYAISKVGTDLVGRFHAEAYGQKVMTTRMFTHTGPRRGDVFAESTFAKQIAMIEAGLVPPVVKTGNLDSMRTWADVRDAVRAYYMLVTVNPQPGAYYNIGGTYSCTIRDMLQKLLSLSTVSGIEVITDPVRLRPIDADLQVPNTRKFTEHTGWKPEIPFDKTMRDLLQYWRDRISLGHRFLTR; via the coding sequence ATGAAAAAGCGTGCGCTCATCACGGGGATCACAGGCATGGTCGGCTCTCATCTGACCGACTTCCTGCTCGAAAATACGGATTGGGAAATTCATGGACTTTGCCGGTGGCGCAGTCCGCTGGACAACCTGGAGCACATTCTTCCCAGGATCGCCGCAGGAGACCGTGTCCAGCTCATCTATGGCGACCTCAACGACTACGTCTCCCTGAGGAATGCCGTCGCCGAGGCCAAACCGGACTTTGTTTTTCATTTGGCCGCCCAGAGCTTCCCCAGGACGAGCTTCGAGTCCCCCGTGGACACGCTGAACACGAATATTCTTGGCACAAGCCGTCTGCTTGAGGCCCTGAGGGCCGAGCCCGGGATCGACCCGACCATCCACGTATGCGCCTCCTCCGAGGTGTTCGGACGCGTACCCAAGGAGAAGTTGCCGATTGACGAAGAGTGCACGTTCCATCCGGCCTCTCCGTATGCGATATCCAAGGTGGGAACCGACCTGGTGGGCCGATTCCATGCCGAGGCCTACGGCCAGAAGGTCATGACCACCCGCATGTTCACGCATACCGGCCCGCGGCGGGGTGATGTATTCGCGGAATCCACCTTCGCGAAGCAGATCGCGATGATCGAGGCGGGGCTGGTCCCTCCCGTGGTGAAGACGGGAAACCTCGATTCCATGCGAACCTGGGCGGATGTGCGGGATGCGGTCCGGGCCTACTACATGCTCGTCACCGTGAACCCCCAGCCGGGAGCTTATTACAACATCGGGGGAACCTATTCCTGCACGATCCGGGACATGCTGCAGAAGCTCTTGAGCCTTTCCACCGTTTCCGGCATCGAGGTCATCACGGACCCCGTCCGGCTCCGCCCGATCGACGCGGACCTCCAGGTTCCCAATACGAGGAAATTCACTGAACACACAGGCTGGAAGCCGGAGATCCCCTTCGACAAGACCATGAGGGACCTGCTGCAGTATTGGCGCGACCGGATTTCGCTCGGACATCGGTTCCTTACGCGCTGA
- a CDS encoding NAD-dependent epimerase/dehydratase family protein: MKLYVAGSDGFVGSAICTGSRHKTDIVGLSPISTPGSGRLDLLDLGQFDFGSLEPGSTVVFTAAISSPDKCSEAPEETAKINVQGTSLFIENALGRGCRVIFFSSDVVFGHADTPPEEESPLCPFGIYGQQKAEVEGRFRGEAEFKVVRPSYIVSIKDKFTSYLLNAAALGRKAEVFHPFLRSAIHLDDVIETIDRLHEAWGAFRSPSINLCGPRLVSRADLAAMVKKVVAPDLAFDAIPLSDAFLKSRPARIHMKSNQIETILGRPPLDIEAALAAELRRV; this comes from the coding sequence TTGAAACTTTACGTTGCCGGCTCAGATGGATTTGTTGGCTCGGCCATCTGTACCGGGTCCCGTCACAAGACGGATATCGTGGGGCTGTCCCCCATTTCAACTCCTGGCAGTGGACGACTTGACCTGTTGGACCTCGGGCAATTCGATTTCGGCAGCCTTGAACCCGGCAGCACGGTTGTATTCACGGCCGCAATCTCATCGCCGGACAAGTGTTCCGAGGCCCCTGAAGAGACAGCCAAGATCAACGTCCAGGGAACCTCCCTCTTCATCGAGAACGCCCTCGGCCGCGGTTGCCGAGTCATTTTCTTCTCCTCCGATGTTGTTTTCGGGCATGCGGATACTCCGCCCGAAGAAGAATCGCCCTTGTGCCCCTTCGGCATCTACGGCCAACAGAAGGCCGAGGTGGAAGGAAGGTTCAGGGGGGAGGCCGAATTCAAGGTTGTGCGGCCCTCCTACATCGTTTCCATCAAGGACAAATTCACGTCTTACCTCCTCAACGCTGCGGCACTTGGGCGAAAGGCCGAGGTATTCCATCCGTTCCTGCGATCCGCAATCCACCTGGATGACGTCATCGAAACCATCGACCGGCTTCATGAGGCCTGGGGGGCCTTCCGGTCTCCATCCATCAACCTATGCGGACCAAGGCTGGTCTCGCGCGCAGACCTGGCGGCAATGGTCAAAAAGGTTGTGGCACCTGACCTGGCTTTCGATGCGATTCCGCTGTCCGACGCATTCCTCAAGTCCAGGCCGGCGCGCATCCACATGAAATCCAACCAGATTGAAACGATTCTCGGCCGGCCGCCTCTCGATATCGAAGCCGCCTTGGCCGCCGAACTCAGGAGGGTCTAG
- a CDS encoding glycosyltransferase family 4 protein: MKVLVVSPAFWPESFRINDVVLHLVAHGHQVEVLAGHPHYPVGQFFPGFTWLGPFVDQYEGATVLRFPQFPRGKGRKWELLCQYVSFVTLGTLRVLLAGRFDWDAVFVFQSSPVTVALPGLFASSLAGARRIIWVQDLWPEVMDDAGVQIPKGLLGPIRWLSHSIYRAFDRVLTQNESMIPVLEEAGVEKSRMANVYNWADACFDQPWRRLPERTTFTVMVAGNLGRVQAIPTVLGAAKLLRDEPQIRWILLGDGPMAGSSRELIEQWGLGHCVEMPGSRPPSEMPAWYERADAMLVSLNSGEALERTVPSRLQGYLASRRPIIVSGNGEAARLVTLAGAGVAAPAEDAKALAEQVMSLSRLPIEERERMASAGLAFYKSHFSMQACMDRIEAEISGASVVKPLGTFNSGQ; this comes from the coding sequence ATGAAAGTACTTGTAGTTTCCCCAGCTTTTTGGCCCGAATCCTTCAGGATCAACGATGTCGTCCTCCACCTGGTGGCCCATGGCCACCAGGTGGAAGTTTTGGCTGGGCACCCGCACTACCCCGTCGGCCAATTCTTCCCGGGGTTCACCTGGCTAGGCCCATTCGTGGACCAGTACGAAGGTGCAACCGTGTTGCGCTTCCCTCAGTTCCCGCGGGGAAAGGGCAGGAAGTGGGAGTTGCTGTGCCAGTACGTTTCATTCGTCACCCTCGGCACGCTGCGCGTCCTTCTTGCGGGCCGGTTTGACTGGGATGCCGTTTTCGTTTTTCAGTCTTCACCCGTCACAGTGGCACTCCCTGGCCTTTTTGCCAGCAGCCTGGCTGGAGCAAGGCGGATCATCTGGGTTCAAGACCTATGGCCTGAGGTGATGGACGACGCTGGGGTTCAGATCCCAAAAGGCCTCCTTGGCCCCATCCGTTGGCTGAGCCATTCAATCTATCGAGCCTTTGATCGCGTCCTGACTCAGAACGAAAGCATGATTCCCGTTCTCGAGGAGGCTGGCGTCGAGAAGAGCCGCATGGCCAACGTCTACAACTGGGCTGACGCCTGCTTTGATCAGCCCTGGCGACGGCTGCCCGAGAGAACTACCTTCACGGTCATGGTGGCTGGCAACCTTGGAAGGGTCCAAGCCATTCCCACGGTCCTGGGGGCCGCGAAGCTCCTTCGCGATGAGCCTCAAATCCGATGGATCCTTCTTGGGGATGGCCCCATGGCAGGGTCGTCAAGGGAGCTGATCGAGCAGTGGGGCCTGGGGCATTGCGTTGAAATGCCGGGAAGCAGGCCCCCATCGGAGATGCCTGCATGGTACGAGCGGGCCGATGCCATGCTGGTCAGCCTGAACAGCGGCGAGGCCCTCGAAAGGACGGTTCCCAGCCGCCTTCAAGGCTACCTTGCCTCGAGGCGACCCATCATCGTTTCTGGCAATGGAGAAGCGGCGAGGCTTGTGACCCTCGCTGGCGCGGGCGTCGCAGCTCCAGCCGAAGATGCCAAGGCACTCGCCGAACAGGTCATGTCCCTGTCGCGCTTGCCGATTGAAGAACGTGAGCGAATGGCTTCGGCCGGGCTTGCGTTCTATAAATCACACTTCTCGATGCAGGCGTGCATGGATCGGATCGAAGCCGAAATTTCAGGTGCTAGCGTTGTCAAACCATTGGGAACATTCAACTCAGGCCAATAG
- the pnp gene encoding polyribonucleotide nucleotidyltransferase — protein sequence MNKLTFNPTTVSIDLGGTPISIETGRIAKQAAGSVIVRQGDTMVLVAVCVAEPREGIDFFPLTVDYREPVFSAGKIPGGWFKREGKQTTRETLISRLIDRPLRPLFEEGYNGDTVITAQCISFDGEHQPDTLAMVGASAALIISEIPFVNPVGGVRVGRVNGSFVINPTVSQRPESDLDLLVAGTDEALVMVECGAKGFQEGDMVKALEFGHANIKTLVKLQRELQAKVGKTKMAVVKPERNEEIYKAVAAKYAERLLAALTMKVKIESYKAIDALKKEAVKEFTAEAPELKKDVTESFDTLKETLFRNAILKQGARLDGRKFDQIRPLNIEVGVLPAAHGSCLFTRGETQALVTATLGTAEDIQIIDGIEEEYEKRFYLHYNFPGYSVGECKPNRGPGRREIGHGMLAERSIFPVLPGKEANPYTVRVVSEITESNGSSSMATICGGTMALMDAGIKLDAPVAGVAMGLVSDGEKFVVLTDIAGQEDHYGDMDFKVAGTKDGITALQMDIKIGGITTDILTRALDQARKGRLELLEAMGSVLSAPRTEYAGNAPQMHTIQLPKEKIRDVIGKGGATIRNIIEVSGCQVNIDDDGMCEVAGPTKEKLAVALKMIGDLIQSAEVGQTYLGKVAKVVEFGAFVTILPGIDGLLHVSEMAPHRVKNPADEVSEGQEIMVKCIAVDPNGKIKLSRKALLAAEQA from the coding sequence ATGAACAAGTTGACCTTCAACCCCACCACGGTAAGCATCGACCTCGGGGGGACCCCCATCAGCATCGAGACGGGCCGCATCGCCAAGCAGGCCGCTGGTTCCGTCATTGTCCGCCAGGGCGACACCATGGTGCTCGTCGCCGTCTGCGTCGCGGAGCCCCGGGAAGGCATCGACTTCTTCCCCCTCACCGTCGACTACCGCGAGCCCGTTTTTTCCGCCGGCAAGATCCCCGGCGGCTGGTTCAAGCGCGAAGGCAAGCAGACCACGCGCGAGACCCTCATCAGCCGGCTCATCGACCGCCCTCTCCGCCCCCTCTTCGAGGAAGGCTACAACGGCGACACGGTCATCACCGCCCAGTGCATCAGCTTCGACGGTGAGCACCAGCCCGACACCCTCGCCATGGTGGGCGCCTCCGCGGCCCTGATCATTTCCGAGATCCCCTTCGTGAACCCCGTCGGCGGCGTGCGCGTCGGCCGCGTGAACGGCTCTTTCGTCATCAACCCCACCGTCTCCCAGCGCCCCGAGTCCGACCTGGACCTCCTGGTGGCCGGCACCGACGAGGCCCTGGTGATGGTGGAGTGCGGCGCCAAGGGCTTCCAGGAAGGCGACATGGTGAAGGCCCTCGAGTTCGGCCACGCCAACATCAAGACCCTCGTCAAGCTCCAGCGCGAGCTCCAGGCCAAGGTCGGCAAGACCAAGATGGCCGTCGTGAAGCCCGAGCGCAACGAGGAGATCTACAAGGCCGTCGCCGCCAAGTACGCCGAGCGCCTCCTGGCCGCCCTCACCATGAAGGTGAAGATCGAGAGCTACAAGGCCATCGACGCCCTCAAGAAGGAGGCCGTGAAGGAGTTCACGGCCGAGGCCCCCGAGCTCAAGAAGGACGTCACCGAGAGCTTCGACACCCTCAAGGAAACCCTCTTCCGCAACGCCATCCTCAAGCAGGGCGCGCGCCTCGACGGCCGCAAGTTCGACCAGATCCGCCCCCTGAACATCGAGGTGGGTGTCCTCCCTGCCGCCCACGGCTCCTGCCTCTTCACCCGCGGCGAGACCCAGGCCCTGGTTACCGCGACCCTGGGCACGGCCGAGGACATCCAGATCATCGACGGCATCGAGGAGGAGTACGAGAAGCGCTTCTACCTCCACTACAACTTCCCCGGCTACTCCGTCGGCGAGTGCAAGCCCAACCGTGGGCCTGGCCGCCGCGAGATCGGCCACGGCATGCTGGCCGAGCGCTCCATCTTCCCCGTCCTGCCCGGCAAGGAGGCCAACCCCTACACCGTGCGCGTCGTCTCCGAGATCACCGAGAGCAACGGCTCCAGCTCCATGGCCACCATCTGCGGCGGCACCATGGCCCTGATGGACGCCGGCATCAAGCTTGACGCCCCGGTGGCCGGCGTGGCCATGGGGCTGGTCAGCGACGGCGAGAAGTTCGTCGTCCTCACCGACATCGCCGGCCAGGAAGACCACTACGGCGACATGGACTTCAAGGTCGCCGGCACCAAGGACGGCATCACCGCCCTCCAGATGGACATCAAGATCGGCGGCATCACCACCGATATCCTCACCCGCGCCCTGGACCAGGCCCGCAAGGGCCGCCTCGAGCTGCTCGAGGCCATGGGCTCCGTCCTCTCCGCGCCCCGCACGGAGTACGCCGGGAACGCCCCCCAGATGCACACCATCCAGCTCCCCAAGGAAAAGATCCGCGACGTCATCGGCAAGGGCGGCGCCACGATCCGCAACATCATCGAGGTCAGCGGCTGCCAGGTGAACATCGACGACGACGGCATGTGCGAAGTCGCCGGCCCCACCAAGGAGAAGCTCGCCGTCGCCCTCAAGATGATCGGCGACCTGATCCAGAGCGCCGAGGTCGGCCAGACCTACCTGGGCAAGGTGGCCAAGGTCGTCGAGTTCGGCGCCTTCGTGACCATCCTCCCCGGTATCGACGGCCTGCTCCACGTCTCCGAGATGGCCCCCCACCGGGTCAAGAACCCCGCCGACGAGGTCAGCGAGGGCCAGGAGATCATGGTCAAGTGCATCGCGGTCGACCCCAACGGGAAGATCAAGCTGAGCCGGAAAGCCCTGCTTGCGGCGGAGCAGGCCTAA
- a CDS encoding acetyl-CoA carboxylase biotin carboxyl carrier protein subunit has protein sequence MIIRAEWPGYVVGVLVSPGQEVEEDESLMLLEGTDSGHTPFYVSAPESGKIKRILLEEGDFAEEDDELLELAEME, from the coding sequence ATGATCATCAGGGCTGAATGGCCGGGCTACGTCGTGGGCGTCCTGGTTAGCCCGGGGCAGGAAGTCGAAGAGGATGAGTCCCTTATGCTTCTCGAAGGCACGGATAGCGGCCACACCCCCTTCTACGTCAGCGCGCCCGAATCCGGGAAGATCAAGCGGATCCTGCTCGAGGAGGGGGACTTCGCGGAGGAGGATGACGAACTCCTCGAATTGGCCGAGATGGAGTGA
- a CDS encoding dihydroorotase, with product MSMPLLIKNARLVDPSQGLDETTSLIIDQGKVASVGVGLPEPAGAELLDAAGRLVLPGFIDLHVHFREPGQTAKECIETGCRAAVAGGFTSVCAMANTKPVNDSVAITEMMLNRANKANLCRYFPLGTVTKGAAGEELADYGTLKAAGCVAFSDDGLPVMNASIMRRALEYTAWLGVPVVAHEEDVNLAAKGYMNEGAVSAFLGCHGIPAAAEEAMVARDIVLAEHTGGHLHLAHLSTRGALRQVREAKARGLNVTCEVTPHHFALTDREMTRFDADFKMNPPLRTEADVEAVLEAIADGTVDAIATDHAPHAWDDKECELRDASFGVIGLETAFPLALEILVGRGVIGLSRAVELFTQGPARVFHLDRLGLGSLAPGSEADFVLVDPEARIDVDRAFVQSRSFNTPFKGWSLPGRVVGTWVGGRRVWG from the coding sequence ATTTCCATGCCCCTTCTCATCAAGAACGCTCGGCTGGTCGATCCGTCCCAGGGCCTCGATGAAACCACGTCCCTGATCATTGACCAGGGGAAGGTGGCTTCCGTGGGGGTGGGACTTCCGGAGCCCGCCGGCGCGGAGCTCCTCGATGCGGCGGGGCGTCTGGTGCTGCCCGGCTTCATCGACTTGCATGTGCATTTCCGGGAACCAGGGCAGACGGCCAAGGAATGCATCGAAACGGGTTGCCGTGCGGCCGTCGCGGGGGGGTTCACCTCCGTGTGCGCCATGGCCAATACCAAGCCGGTGAACGATTCGGTGGCCATCACCGAGATGATGTTGAACCGTGCGAACAAGGCGAACCTTTGCCGGTACTTCCCCCTGGGGACGGTGACGAAGGGCGCCGCCGGCGAGGAACTCGCCGACTACGGCACCCTCAAGGCCGCGGGGTGCGTCGCCTTCAGCGACGATGGGCTGCCGGTCATGAACGCCTCCATCATGCGCCGGGCCCTGGAATACACGGCCTGGCTCGGCGTTCCCGTGGTGGCCCACGAGGAGGACGTCAATCTGGCCGCCAAGGGCTACATGAACGAAGGCGCCGTCAGCGCCTTCCTCGGTTGCCACGGCATCCCCGCTGCCGCCGAGGAGGCCATGGTGGCCCGCGACATCGTGCTCGCTGAGCACACCGGCGGCCACCTTCACCTCGCCCATCTCAGCACCCGCGGGGCCCTCCGCCAGGTGCGCGAAGCCAAGGCCCGCGGCCTGAACGTGACCTGCGAAGTGACCCCCCATCATTTCGCCCTCACCGACCGGGAGATGACCCGGTTCGACGCGGATTTCAAGATGAACCCGCCCCTCCGCACCGAGGCGGATGTGGAGGCGGTCCTGGAGGCGATCGCGGACGGGACGGTGGATGCCATCGCGACCGATCACGCGCCCCATGCCTGGGATGACAAGGAATGCGAACTGCGCGACGCCTCCTTCGGTGTGATTGGCCTCGAGACGGCCTTCCCCCTGGCCCTGGAAATCCTCGTCGGGCGGGGGGTGATCGGCCTGTCCCGGGCGGTCGAACTCTTCACCCAGGGACCCGCGCGGGTCTTCCATCTGGATCGCCTGGGGCTGGGCAGCCTCGCGCCCGGGTCCGAGGCCGATTTCGTCCTGGTGGACCCGGAAGCCCGCATCGACGTGGATCGGGCCTTCGTCCAGTCCCGGAGCTTCAACACCCCCTTCAAGGGCTGGAGCCTGCCCGGGCGGGTCGTGGGGACGTGGGTCGGCGGGCGCCGGGTCTGGGGCTGA
- a CDS encoding MraY family glycosyltransferase: protein MDIPGGRRQHKGPIPRVGGLALLLTLVGLHAVAGSRSPYTPLEVGAVATMGILGFLDDRMDLRARWKATLGLAVAIILAAGATFHLVAQGLQAFEILGITFPPLPGITFALLVLLFWCIPHGFNLIDGANGLAIGFALVTLGSLAITGAVHPMLMGGLAALLLLNWPKARLFLGDCGSLSIGLLLVISGLKALAMPRPNHLLWLFAYPIVDVLTVVVIRLLLRKPVSVGDRNHLHFQIKDRWPALANSAVPYLLLLAAMCASEIYLAGPWLVIPVAGLAALLTTSAYFVVLKTRPVPAEAASLPQAGPVTSPVPSAKPEKQTAWAKNLTVFQWLVAFFLVTRR, encoded by the coding sequence ATGGACATACCCGGGGGCCGTAGACAGCACAAGGGCCCCATCCCCCGGGTCGGAGGCCTCGCCCTGCTCCTGACCCTGGTCGGCCTGCATGCGGTGGCCGGCTCGCGGTCGCCCTACACCCCCCTGGAAGTGGGCGCGGTCGCTACGATGGGCATCCTCGGGTTCCTGGACGACCGGATGGATCTCAGAGCCCGCTGGAAGGCCACCCTGGGGCTCGCGGTCGCGATCATCCTGGCGGCGGGCGCCACCTTCCATCTGGTAGCCCAGGGCCTCCAGGCCTTCGAGATCCTGGGAATCACCTTCCCTCCCCTGCCCGGGATCACGTTCGCCCTCCTGGTGCTCCTTTTCTGGTGCATCCCTCACGGCTTCAACCTCATCGATGGCGCCAACGGATTGGCCATCGGGTTCGCCCTCGTCACCCTGGGCTCCCTGGCCATCACAGGAGCCGTCCATCCGATGCTGATGGGGGGCTTGGCGGCCCTGCTCCTGCTCAACTGGCCCAAGGCCCGCCTGTTCCTCGGTGATTGCGGCAGCCTCTCCATCGGCCTCCTCCTGGTCATCTCGGGCCTCAAGGCCCTGGCCATGCCCAGGCCCAACCATCTCCTCTGGCTCTTCGCCTACCCGATCGTGGACGTGCTCACCGTCGTCGTCATCCGGCTTCTTCTCCGGAAGCCCGTCTCTGTCGGCGACCGCAACCACCTCCATTTTCAGATCAAGGACCGGTGGCCGGCCCTGGCGAACTCCGCGGTGCCCTACCTGCTCCTGCTCGCGGCCATGTGCGCCTCGGAGATCTACCTGGCCGGGCCCTGGCTTGTCATCCCCGTGGCCGGCCTTGCCGCGCTCCTGACCACCTCCGCCTATTTCGTGGTCCTGAAGACCCGTCCCGTGCCTGCTGAAGCCGCAAGCCTCCCCCAGGCGGGTCCCGTCACCAGCCCGGTTCCCTCCGCCAAGCCCGAGAAACAGACGGCCTGGGCGAAGAACCTCACCGTCTTCCAGTGGCTGGTCGCCTTCTTCCTGGTCACCCGTCGGTAG